From Primulina tabacum isolate GXHZ01 chromosome 2, ASM2559414v2, whole genome shotgun sequence, one genomic window encodes:
- the LOC142528013 gene encoding ethanolamine-phosphate cytidylyltransferase-like, with protein sequence MEFVSSNWIKDGVYYYSHLFGGIMLTCALLSFSTSYFGAISVPTVPFLIPQLRFFHKKKTTKKRVRVYMDGCFDLMHYGHANALRQAKELGDELVVGVVSDEEIMANKGPPVLSMQERLALVSGLKWVDEVIADAPYAITEEFMNRLFNEHKIDYIIHGDDPCTLPDGTDAYALAKKAGRYKQIKRTEGVSSTDIVGRILSYMKDAEAKKVLLESGHSGEFENLTSPGSEESRANGGHISHFLPTSRRIVQFSNGTGPGPNYRVVYIDGAFDLFHAGHVEILKKARQLGDFLLVGIYTDQTVSELRGTHFPLMNLHERSLSVLACRYVDEVIIGAPLEVTKDMITTFNISLVVHGTVTEDNCFSNGNSDPYAVPKSMEIFKILESPKDITTTSIAQRIIANHEIYLKRNAKKEASEKKYYEEKKYVSGD encoded by the exons ATGGAGTTTGTGAGCAGTAATTGGATAAAAGATGGGGTATATTACTACTCACATCTATTTGGTGGTATAATGCTTACTTGTGCATTGCTAAGTTTTTCGACGAGCTACTTTGGTGCGATTAGTGTTCCAACCGTGCCCTTCCTTATTCCTCAATTGAGGTTTTTTCATAAGAAAAAAACCACCAAGAAACGTGTCCGCGTCTATATGGATGGATGCTTTGATCTGATGCACTATGGCCATGCAAATGCTTTGAGACAAGCAAAGGAATTGGGGGATGAATTGGTTGTGGGAGTTGTGAGTGATGAGGAGATCATGGCTAATAAAGGGCCTCCTGTTTTATCCATGCAGGAAAG GCTTGCCCTTGTTAGTGGGTTGAAGTGGGTTGATGAAGTAATTGCCGATGCCCCATATGCAATTACCGAAGAGTTTATGAACCGCCTTTTCAATGAGCATAAGATTGACTATATTATACATGGTGATGATCCCTGCACTCTACCAGACGGAACTGATGCATATGCTCTGGCCAAGAAAGCTGGTCGGTACAAGCAAATTAAACGCACTGAAGGCGTCTCAAGCACTGATATAGTTG GAAGAATACTTTCTTACATGAAAGATGCTGAGGCCAAGAAAGTACTCTTGGAATCAGGTCACTCAGGTGAATTTGAAAACTTAACTAGCCCGGGAAGTGAGGAGTCTCGGGCTAACGGAGGACACATCTCTCATTTCCTACCCACATCAAGACGAATAGTGCAATTTTCAAATGGCACG GGACCTGGACCAAATTATCGTGTCGTGTACATTGACGGGGCATTTGATCTTTTTCATGCTGGGCACGTGGAG ATTCTAAAAAAAGCTAGGCAGCTCGGAGATTTTCTTCTTGTTGGTATTTATACAGACCAGACCGTGAG TGAACTCCGTGGGACTCATTTTCCGTTGATGAATCTACATGAGCGTAGTCTTAGCGTTCTGGCATGCCGTTACGTTGATGAGGTCATCATTGGTGCACCCTTGGAAGTTACTAAAGATATG ATTACGACATTCAACATATCTTTGGTTGTCCATGGGACAGTCACCGAGGACAACTGTTTCTCGAAC GGCAATTCGGATCCTTACGCAGTTCCCAAAAGCATGGAAATTTTCAAAATCCTCGAGAGCCCTAAAGATATTACGACCACCTCTATAGCCCAGAGAATCATTGCTAACCATGAGATTTATTTG AAGCGAAATGCGAAGAAAGAAGCAAGCGAAAAGAAATATTACGAAGAGAAGAAATATGTTTCGGGTGACTGA
- the LOC142537422 gene encoding protein SMALL AUXIN UP-REGULATED RNA 16-like — MASAIKKVNMITQIVRLRQVVKRWKTNSLTRRYFFDAEASKRPTPPGSLAVYVGPERRRFVIPTRFLNLPVFVSLLRMAEEEFGFRTSGGLALPCDPGFFTKILAFLEKDEEKFCGLGLDELSKMVSEMGMESFEQSSCKESGHASFTPLLHKTRV, encoded by the coding sequence ATGGCTTCCGCGATCAAGAAAGTCAACATGATTACCCAAATCGTGCGGCTCAGGCAAGTCGTGAAGCGCTGGAAAACCAACAGCCTCACGCGCCGCTACTTCTTCGATGCTGAGGCCTCAAAGCGGCCAACCCCGCCCGGATCTCTCGCCGTCTACGTCGGACCGGAGCGGCGGAGGTTCGTGATTCCGACTAGGTTCCTGAACCTCCCGGTGTTCGTGTCCCTTCTCCGCATGGCGGAGGAGGAGTTCGGGTTCCGGACCTCTGGAGGCCTGGCTCTTCCATGCGACCCCGGCTTTTTCACGAAGATCTTGGCTTTCCTCGAAAAAGACGAAGAAAAGTTTTGTGGGCTGGGACTGGATGAGTTATCGAAGATGGTCTCTGAAATGGGTATGGAGAGTTTCGAGCAGTCGTCGTGTAAAGAATCTGGACACGCCTCCTTCACGCCATTGCTGCACAAAACTAGGGTTTAG
- the LOC142537339 gene encoding phospholipase A2-alpha-like: protein MVAYNTTPFFFIGCAVIFLGFCVVPDHALNVGLHVYVDLKVNKECSRTCESKFCEVPPFLRYGKYCGLLYSGCPGERPCDGLDACCMSHDQCIQQKGDDYLNQQCNREFLNCVETFRRSGAPSFKGNTCKASEVVDVIENVINAAILAGKVFDEP, encoded by the exons ATGGTTGCTTATAATACAACTCCCTTTTTCTTCATCGGATGTGCCGTAATTTTCTTGGGATTTTGTGTTGTCCCCGATCATGCCCTTAATGTTGGCCTTCATGTATATGTAGACCTCAAAGTG aATAAAGAATGCAGTAGAACATGTGAATCAAAGTTCTGTGAAG TTCCTCCATTCTTGAGATACGGGAAATACTGCGGACTTCTGTACAGTGGATGCCCCGGAGAGCGGCCTTGCGACGGCTTAGACGCTTGTTGTATGAGCCATGATCAATGCATACAACAAAAAGGCG ACGATTACTTAAACCAACAGTGCAACAGAGAATTCTTGAATTGCGTGGAGACGTTCAGAAGATCGGGTGCCCCTTCTTTCAAAGGCAACACTTGCAAAGCTAGTGAAGTCGTGGATGTCATCGAAAATGTTATTAATGCTGCCATTCTTGCCGGTAAAGTCTTCGACGAaccatga
- the LOC142528032 gene encoding uncharacterized protein LOC142528032, with the protein MSWSLSCGNYWSFKPNIRPRACFSQESCHIALGKSFQQRVQNENLETVITDKVRIRDSQNVKDSRLPPLVRALKASAEENAASFHFPGHNRGRAAPASLIQLIGSRPFLHDLPELPELDNLFAPEGPILEAQKEAADLFGASETWFLVGGSTCGVQAAIMATCMPGDTLILPRNSHISAVSAMVLSGAVPKYIVPEYDPKWDISGGITPLQVQKAIKELEMESRKPAAVLIVSPSYHGICCNIDAISKLCHSHKIPIIVDEAHGAHFGFHQQLPSSALAQGADLVVQSTHKVLCSLTQSSMLHYSGSLIDRDRICRCLQILQSSSPSYLLLASLDAARAQLSDNQGTVFNMAIELAFEAKSMINKIPGISLLNFTDFPRFPAIDPLRFTVGVWNLGLSGYEADKILCRDFGIISELVGIQSFTLAFNLGTTREQILRLVSGLRCLSTVFIHSNGEKNIMIDERQFAPFTQFNMILSPREAFFAHKRKVRVEDSVGEVCGELICPYPPGIPALIPGEVITETALKYLLHVKSNGASISGAADHLLSSIVVCDF; encoded by the exons ATG AGCTGGAGCCTGAGTTGTGGGAATTATTGGAGTTTCAAGCCCAACATAAGACCGAGAGCCTGCTTTTCCCAG GAGAGTTGCCACATAGCACTGGGGAAGAGTTTTCAACAGCGGGTgcaaaacgaaaatttagaaaCTGTCATTACGGACAAAGTTCGCATAAGAGATTCTCAGAACGTCAAGGACTCCAGACTCCCACCTCTTGTTCGTGCATTGAAAGCTTCTGCAGAAGAAAATGCAGCCAGCTTTCACTTCCCCGGACATAATAGAGGGCGGGCAGCACCAGCATCGTTGATTCAGCTGATTGGTTCAAGACCATTTCTACATGACTTACCAGAGCTTCCAGAGCTCGACAATCTTTTTGCTCCAGAAGGGCCTATTTTGGAAGCCCAAAAAGAGGCTGCTGATCTTTTCGGAGCATCAGAGACATGGTTTCTTGTTGGGGGCAGTACATGTGGAGTTCAGGCAGCAATTATGGCCACTTGTATGCCCGGAGACACTCTCATTCTTCCTCGAAATTCTCATATCTCTGCAGTATCCGCCATGGTACTATCTGGTGCTGTTCCCAAGTATATTGTCCCTGAGTATGATCCTAAATGGGATATTTCTGGTGGCATCACACCTTTACAG GTGCAGAAAGCAATCAAGGAACTAGAGATGGAAAGCCGAAAGCCGGCAGCGGTTTTAATCGTTTCACCTAGTTATCATGGGATTTGCTGCAACATTGATGCCATTTCAAAACTTTGTCACTCTCATAAGATCCCAATAATTGTCGATGAGGCACATGGAGCTCATTTCGGATTCCATCAACAGCTTCCTAGCTCGGCACTTGCTCAAGGGGCTGATCTTGTTGTGCAATCGACTCACAAGGTGCTGTGCTCTCTAACACAATCATCGATGCTCCATTATTCAGGCAGTCTTATAGACCGGGATAGAATTTGCAGGTGCCTTCAAATACTTCAAAGCAGTAGCCCGAGTTATTTGTTGTTAGCCTCACTTGATGCAGCTAGAGCCCAGCTAAGTGATAACCAGGGAACTGTTTTCAACATGGCtattgagctagcttttgaagCAAAAAGTATGATCAACAAAATTCCCGGAATCTCACTCCTGAACTTTACAGACTTCCCAAGATTCCCAGCTATTGATCCATTACGATTCACCGTTGGGGTCTGGAATCTTGGTCTGTCTGGTTATGAAGCTGACAAAATCTTATGCAGGGATTTCGGGATAATTTCTGAACTTGTTGGGATACAATCTTTCACATTGGCATTTAACCTCGGAACAACAAGAGAGCAAATCTTGAGGCTTGTTTCTGGATTGAGGTGTCTGTCAACAGTTTTCATTCACTCGAATGGTGAAAAAAATATCATGATTGATGAAAGACAATTCGCACCTTTTACCCAGTTTAACATGATTTTGAGTCCTAGAGAAGCTTTTTTTGCTCATAAAAGAAAAGTGAGGGTTGAGGATAGTGTTGGTGAGGTATGTGGGGAGCTTATTTGCCCTTATCCACCAGGGATTCCGGCTCTGATCCCTGGCGAAGTTATCACCGAGACAGCGCTGAAATATTTATTGCATGTTAAAAGCAATGGTGCTAGTATCAGTGGAGCTGCGGATCATCTCCTCTCCTCCATTGTTGTATGTGATTTTTGA
- the LOC142528038 gene encoding conserved oligomeric Golgi complex subunit 8-like produces MALLEVLPNNVVSPEMSNLLPLATAEHQPYVSELLSFTLDRLHKEPELLRVDAERIRRQMQELAVGNYRAFIAAADALLEIREEVTSVDRHLESLIAQIPKLTSGCSEFVDSAEQILEKRRTNQTLLANHSTLLDLLETPQLMDTCVRNGNYDEALDLEAFIAKLTTMHPKIPVIQALAAEVRQTTKSLLSQLLQKLRSNIQLPEYLRIIGYLRRIGVFSEYEMRLQFLRCREAWLMGLLDDLDQRNPYEYLKGMVNYHRTHLFDVVNQYRAIFAEYMSGSEENYDGGLLFDWAMHQITLHLKTLKVMLPKISEGGSLSNILDQCMYCAMGLGWVGLDFRGLLPPLFEEAVLNLFSKNMSTAVENFQLVLDSHRWVPLPSVGFPASGFGEESLDDVTPPSNLMEHPPLAVFINGVSAAMNELRPCAPLSLKHVLAQELIKGLQAVSDSLLRYNTTRMLRSNESALFFKLCQAFNEVVFPHCVMCFNRCYPGGAALIGDAKNLFEGIARLLATSPSRELPKPRRSSETKNATENGNVPGVENGVLHSIERTASASLDEKEENGKSDTSSQNVETDEDVQRSPVP; encoded by the exons ATGGCGTTGCTAGAAGTTCTGCCTAACAACGTCGTATCGCCGGAGATGTCGAATCTTCTACCGCTTGCCACCGCCGAGCACCAGCCTTACGTGTCCGAGCTTCTCTCTTTCACTCTCGATCGCCTCCATAAG GAACCGGAATTGTTGAGAGTGGATGCGGAGAGAATCCGGCGACAGATGCAGGAGCTGGCGGTGGGGAATTATCGAGCGTTCATCGCGGCGGCAGATGCTTTGCTCGAGATCCGAGAGGAAGTTACTTCTGTCGATAGGCATCTGGAGTCTTTG ATAGCTCAAATTCCAAAGCTTACATCTGGCTGCTCCGAGTTTGTTGATTCAGCAGAACAAATTTTGGAGAAAAGGAGAACGAATCAGACGCTGCTTGCTAATCATAGTACTTTGCTTGATTTGCTTGAAACTCCTCAGCTGATGGACAC TTGTGTGAGAAATGGAAACTATGATGAGGCTCTTGACTTAGAGGCATTCATTGCAAAACTTACAACAATGCACCCAAA AATTCCTGTGATTCAGGCTCTGGCCGCCGAAGTCCGGCAGACCACTAAGTCTCTTCTATCTCAGCTTCTGCAGAAACTTAGATCAAACATTCAA CTGCCAGAATACCTCCGGATCATTGGATACTTACGTCGCATTGGAGTATTTAGTGAGTACGAGATGCGCCTACAG TTTTTAAGATGCCGAGAAGCATGGCTTATGGGGTTACTTGATGATTTAGACCAGAGAAATCCTTATGAATATTTAAAAGGGATGGTAAATTATCACAGAACGCATCTTTTTGATGTTGTTAACCAATATCGAGCTATATTTGCTGAATACATGTCAGGGAGTGAAGAAAATTATGATGGTGGCCTTCTCTTTGACTGGGCCATGCATCAGATCACCTTGCACCTGAAGACTCTGAAAGTGATGCTTCCTAAGATAAGTGAAGGTGGATCTTTGTCCAATATTCTGGATCAGTGCATG TATTGTGCTATGGGCCTCGGATGGGTTGGATTGGATTTCCGAGGACTACTTCCCCCTTTGTTTGAAGA AGCAGTGCTTAATTTATTTTCAAAGAACATGAGCACAGCTGTTGAAAATTTTCAG TTAGTCTTGGATTCTCATCGTTGGGTCCCATTACCATCAGTTGGTTTCCCTGCCAGTGGTTTTGGTGAAGAAAGTTTGGATGATGTCACTCCTCCATCAAATCTCATGGAGCATCCACCTCTTGCTGTGTTTATAAATG GTGTATCTGCAGCAATGAATGAACTACGTCCTTGTGCGCCACTCAGTTTAAAACATGTGCTCGCGCAAGAACTAATTAAGGGTTTGCAAGCTGTTTCTGATTCTCTATtgagatacaatacaactagGATGCTCAGAAGCAACGAGTCTGCCCTTTTTTTTAAACTTTGCCAAGCGTTCAATGAG GTGGTTTTCCCCCATTGTGTTATGTGCTTCAACCGGTGTTACCCTGGTGGGGCAGCTCTGATTGGGGATGCCAAGAACTTGTTTGAAGGAATTGCCCGTCTTTTAGCAACTTCTCCTTCAAGAGAACTACCAAAACCTAGACGTAGTTCCGAGACCAAAAATGCAACAGAGAATGGTAATGTGCCTGGGGTTGAAAACGGCGTCCTACATAGTATTGAGCGAACTGCAAGTGCCAGCTTAGacgaaaaagaagaaaatgggAAGAGCGATACCAGTTCACAAAATGTGGAGACAGATGAAGACGTTCAACGGTCACCAGTACCATAA